A window from Citrus sinensis cultivar Valencia sweet orange chromosome 5, DVS_A1.0, whole genome shotgun sequence encodes these proteins:
- the LOC102628893 gene encoding pentatricopeptide repeat-containing protein At4g21065-like, with protein MASVPWAAAAACTLETKSRQPSSSLATLKDKNHTVSYQRSGSKLIQLNGNSEPVRSLGFQEALSVLTEGPKVQTSSYVSLLQECVNRKSLSNAEIIHAHIVKTGSHQDFFVMTFLVNVYGKCGNMEEAQKVFDNLPRINVVSWTSLISGYVQNSQPELAIHVFLDMLEAGNYPTNVTLGTALTACSSLESIRLGKQIHAYVVKYQTEGDTSVGNSLCSLYSTCGSLNSAIKAFNRIREKNVMSWTTVIGASGENGEAVQGLRFFSKMLSEGIQPNEFTLTSISSVCGTMLSLRLGAQVHSVGIKLGYASNLRVRNSIMYLYLKCGLFDEAQKLFDGMSHVNLVTWNAMIAGHAQMMDLAKDDLSAHNGGNEALRIFSKLNSSGMKPDLYTFSSILTICSRLVALEQGEQIHALTLKTGFLSDVVVGTALVNMYNKCGKIERASRVFVEMSTRTLISWTSMITGFANHGLSHQALQLFEDMLLAGVRPNQVTFVGALAACSNAGMVYEALGYFEMMQKEYKIKPVMDHYMCLIDMFVRLGCIEEAFDFIKKMDFEPNEVIWSVFIAGCRRHGNMELGFYAAEQLLKLKPKDCESYAMLLDIFVSAGRWEDVAVVKNLTREEKLSETDDWSWIRIKDKVYSFKPNDGLHPQSAEIFKVLDELVEKAKCFGYKQQESFELTDEESASVYHSEKLAIAFGLLNTPIVSPILVVKSTTVCRDCHNFIKIITLLTAREIIVRDSKRLHKFVNGHCTCRDFGVSF; from the exons ATGGCTTCTGTGCCTTGGGCTGCTGCTGCGGCTTGCACTCTTGAAACAAAATCCAGACAACCCAGCAGCTCTCTTGCCACCCTAAAGGATAAG AATCACACCGTTTCATATCAGAGAAGTGGGAGTAAGCTCATCCAACTGAATGGCAATTCAGAACCAGTTAGGTCTCTAGGCTTTCAAGAAGCTCTGTCTGTGCTAACTGAAGGCCCAAAAGTTCAAACATCTAGTTATGTTTCTCTTTTACAAGAATGCGTAAATAGGAAATCACTTTCAAATGCTGAAATTATTCATGCTCACATCGTAAAGACTGGATCCCATCAAGACTTCTTTGTTATGACATTCCTTGTCAATGTTTATGGGAAATGTGGGAATATGGAAGAAGCTCAGAAGGTTTTCGACAATCTGCCTAGAATAAATGTTGTTTCATGGACATCCTTGATTTCGGGTTATGTTCAAAATTCACAGCCAGAGCTTGCTATTCATGTGTTTCTAGATATGTTGGAAGCTGGCAATTACCCTACGAATGTTACTCTAGGAACTGCTTTGACTGCGTGCTCTTCACTGGAGTCCATTAGATTGGGGAAGCAAATCCATGCTTATGTTGTCAAGTACCAGACTGAAGGTGACACGAGTGTTGGAAACTCACTATGTAGCTTATATTCAACATGTGGCAGCTTGAATTCTGCAATTAAAGCCTTCAACAGGATTAGAGAAAAGAATGTGATGTCATGGACTACAGTTATAGGTGCTAGTGGTGAAAATGGTGAAGCTGTACAGGGACTAAGATTTTTTTCTAAGATGCTTTCTGAAGGTATTCAGCCTAATGAATTCACATTAACTAGCATCTCGAGCGTGTGCGGTACAATGCTGTCATTACGCTTAGGAGCACAGGTTCATTCTGTGGGCATTAAACTAGGCTACGCATCAAATCTTCGTGTAAGAAATTCTATTATGTATTTGTACCTGAAATGTGGATTATTTGACGAGGCACAGAAACTTTTTGATGGCATGAGTCATGTTAACTTAGTTACATGGAATGCAATGATTGCGGGCCATGCCCAGATGATGGATCTTGCTAAGGACGACCTATCAGCTCACAATGGTGGAAATGAGGCATTAAGAATTTTTTCGAAATTAAACAGCTCAGGAATGAAACCTGATCTATACACTTTCTCAAGTATCTTAACTATATGCAGTAGATTGGTGGCCTTAGAACAAGGGGAACAGATTCACGCTCTGACTCTGAAAACTGGGTTTTTGTCAGATGTGGTTGTGGGAACTGCACTAGTTAACATGTATAACAAATGTGGAAAAATTGAGAGAGCAAGCAGAGTTTTTGTGGAAATGTCAACAAGAACATTGATATCGTGGACATCAATGATTACTGGGTTTGCAAATCATGGCCTGAGTCATCAAGCACTGCAGCTCTTTGAGGATATGCTACTTGCTGGTGTTAGACCAAACCAggttacttttgtaggtgcttTAGCAGCTTGTAGCAATGCTGGAATGGTCTATGAAGCACTTGGTTACTTTGAAATGATGCAAAAGGAATACAAAATCAAGCCTGTGATGGACCATTACATGTGCCTGATTGATATGTTTGTTAGGTTAGGCTGTATAGAGGAAGCTTTTGATTTTATCAAGAAAATGGATTTCGAACCCAACGAGGTTATATGGTCAGTCTTTATTGCAGGATGTAGGAGACATGGAAACATGGAATTAGGATTTTATGCCGCCGAACAGTTGCTGAAACTCAAACCAAAAGATTGTGAGAGTTATGCCATGTTGTTGGATATCTTCGTTTCTGCAGGGAGGTGGGAAGATGTTGCTGTTGTGAAAAATTTAACGAGAGAAGAGAAACTTAGTGAAACAGATGATTGGAGCTGGATCAGAATAAAAGACAAGGTTTATTCATTTAAACCCAATGATGGCTTGCATCCTCAGAGTGCAGAGATATTCAAGGTATTAGATGAACTGGTTGAAAAAGCCAAGTGTTTTGGATACAAGCAACAAGAAAGCTTTGAGCTTACTGATGAGGAGAGTGCTTCAGTTTATCACAGCGAAAAGTTGGCCATTGCGTTCGGGTTACTAAACACACCAATTGTTTCACCAATTCTGGTTGTCAAGAGTACCACTGTGTGCAGGGATTGCCATAATTTTATCAAGATCATCACATTACTTACAGCTAGAGAAATCATCGTTAGAGACAGCAAGCGGCTTCATAAATTTGTCAATGGACATTGTACATGTAGGGATTTTGGTGttagtttttga
- the LOC102629156 gene encoding serine hydroxymethyltransferase 2, mitochondrial-like: MATSMALRRLSSSVTNPIKRHLNHGSHYYVYMSSLPDQALNNEKAPASWINQLNAPLEEIDPEIADIIELEKARQWKGLELIPSENFTSVSVMQAVGSVMTNKYSEGYPGARYYGGNEYIDMAESLCQKRALDAFQLDPAKWGVNVQSLSGSPANFQVYTALLKPHERIMALDLPHGGHLSHGYQTDTKKISAVSIFFETMPYRLDESTGYIDYEQLEKSAALFRPKLIVAGASAYARLYDYARIRKVCDKQKAVMLADMAHISGLVAAGVIPSPFEYADVVTTTTHKSLRGPRGAMIFFRKGVKEINKQGQEVMYAYEDKINQAVFPGLQGGPHNHTISGLAVALKQVKTPEYKAYQEQVLSNSSKFARSLLERGYDLVSGGTENHLVLVNLRNKGIDGSRVEKVLESVHIAANKNTVPGDVSAMVPGGIRMGTPALTSRGFVEEDFEKVAEFFDAAVKLALKIKGDTKGTKLKDFVATLMSDESIQSEISNLRDKVEEYAKRFPTVGFEKETMKYKN; the protein is encoded by the exons aTGGCAACTTCAATGGCTCTTCGCCGACTCTCTTCCTCCGTCACGAACCCAATTAAGCGTCACCTTAACCACGGTTCCCACTATTACGTTTACATG TCGTCTTTACCCGACCAAGCACTAAACAATGAGAAAGCTCCTGCTTCT TGGATCAATCAACTCAATGCTCCACTTGAGGAAATCGATCCCGAAATAGCTGACATCATTGAACTTGAGAAAGCTAGGCAATGGAAG GGACTTGAACTTATACCTTCAGAGAATTTTACATCCGTCTCGGTGATGCAAGCTGTTGGGTCTGTCATGACCAACAAATACAGTGAAGGCTATCCTGGCGCTAGATATTATGGAGGAAACGA GTACATTGACATGGCCGAATCATTATGTCAGAAGCGTGCATTAGATGCCTTTCAATTGGATCCTGCAAAATGGGGAG TTAACGTGCAGTCATTATCTGGATCTCCTGCTAACTTTCAAGTTTACACTGCATTACTGAAACCTCATGAGAGAATTATGGCCCTTGATCTGCCTCATGGTGGACATCTTTCACATGGTTATCAG ACTGACACCAAGAAGATATCTGCTGTGTCCATATTCTTTGAGACAATGCCATACAGGTTGGATGAGAGCACAGGATATATTGATTACGAACAG TTGGAGAAAAGTGCTGCACTTTTCAGACCAAAACTCATAGTTGCAGGTGCAAGTGCTTATGCTCGCCTCTATGATTATGCTCGTATTCGCAAG GTCTGTGACAAGCAGAAAGCTGTTATGTTGGCTGATATGGCACACATTAGTGGGTTGGTTGCTGCTGGTGTTATTCCATCTCCATTTGAATATGCAGATGTTGTGACGACCACAACACACAAGTCACTCCGTGGTCCACGTGGTGCCATGATCTTCTTCAGGAAGGGGGTTAAAGAGATTAATAAACAAGGACAAGAA GTGATGTATGCCTATGAAGACAAAATTAATCAGGCAGTTTTCCCTGGACTTCAAGGTGGTCCACATAATCACACCATATCAGGATTAGCTGTCGCACTTAAGCag GTAAAGACCCCTGAATACAAGGCCTACCAGGAGCAAGTTCTCAGCAATTCTTCAAAGTTTGCACGG AGTTTGCTAGAGAGAGGTTATGATCTGGTATCTGGTGGAACTGAGAACCATCTAGTCTTGGTGAACTTGAGAAACAAG GGTATTGACGGATCAAGAGTTGAAAAGGTTTTGGAATCAGTTCATATTGCTGCCAACAAAAACACTGTTCCTGGTGATGTGTCTGCTATGGTTCCTGGTGGCATCCGCATGG GAACCCCAGCCCTCACATCTAGGGGGTTTGTCGAggaagattttgaaaaggtAGCTGAGTTCTTCGATGCAGCCGTGAAGTTGGCATTAAAGATCAAGGGTGATACTAAAG GAACAAAGTTGAAGGATTTTGTAGCAACTTTGATGTCAGATGAAAGCATTCAATCTGAGATTTCAAACCTCCGAGACAAAGTCGAGGAGTACGCAAAACGATTTCCTACTGTTGGTTTtgagaaagaaacaatgaaatACAAGAACTGA
- the LOC102629648 gene encoding oligopeptide transporter 4-like, producing the protein MGTVETEGPPSKELTVATEDPAIEEEEMSPIEQVRLTVPTTDDASLPVWTFRMWFLGLFSCALLSFLNQFFSYRQEPLIITQITVQVATLPIGRFMATLLPQAKFRIPGFGSREFSLNPGPFNMKEHVLITIFANAGSAFGSGSAYAVGIVNIIKAFYVKNISFYSAWILIITTQVLGYGWAGLLRKYVVEPAHMWWPSTLVQISLFRTLHETEDNVGGKRHLSRVKFFVIALVCSFCWHLFPGYFFQSLQSISWVCWAFPNSVAAHQIGSGLNGLGVGALTLDWTAVASFLFSPLICPFFAIANVFVGYAFIIYVVIPVAYWGLNLYNAKTFPIFSSHLYTAQGPEYNITLIVNDKFELDLASYKQHGRIHMSTFFALTYGFGFATIAATLTHVALFYGREILDRYRASSEGKQDVHTRLMKNYKDIPSWWFQVLLVGTIAVSLALCIFLKKEVQMPWWGLIFASGLAFIFTLPVSIITATTNQTPGLNIITEYIMGVILPGEPIANVCFKTYGYMSMAQAISFLSDFKLGHYMKIPPRSMFLVQFIGTIIAGTINLIVAWWLLNSVEHICQPGLLPKNSPWTCPNDRVFFDASVIWGLVGPRRIFGSQGNYGALNWFFVGGLLGPCAVWLLHKKFPNQSWIPLINLPVLLGATAYMPPATALNYNAWILVGTIFNFFVFRYRKKWWQRYNYILSAALDAGTAFMTVLLYVSLGLEGVNLHWWGSNPDIDPEHCDLATCPTAKGVAVDGCPVFA; encoded by the exons ATGGGAACCGTAGAGACAGAGGGGCCGCCAAGCAAAGAACTAACAGTGGCGACCGAGGATCCCGCAATAGAAGAAGAGGAGATGTCCCCAATAGAGCAAGTTCGGCTAACAGTGCCCACCACAGACGACGCATCACTCCCAGTATGGACTTTCCGCATGTGGTTCCTTGGTCTCTTCTCCTGCGCTCTTCTATCTTTCCTCAACCAATTCTTCTCTTATCGTCAGGAGCCTCTGATTATCACCCAAATCACCGTCCAGGTGGCAACTCTCCCCATCGGACGGTTCATGGCCACCCTTCTTCCCCAGGCTAAGTTCCGTATTCCTGGATTTGGGTCCAGAGAGTTTTCTCTTAACCCCGGTCCCTTTAACATGAAAGAGCATGTTTTGATTACCATATTTGCAAATGCTGGAAGCGCTTTCGGGAGTGGCTCAGCTTATGCCGTTGGTATTGTGAATATTATCAAGGCATTTTATGTAAAGAACATCTCTTTCTACTCAGCCTGGATTCTTATAATCACTACCCAG GTTTTGGGGTACGGATGGGCGGGACTACTGAGGAAGTACGTGGTGGAGCCGGCACATATGTGGTGGCCTAGTACCCTTGTTCAAATCTCCCTGTTCCG GACATTGCACGAGACGGAAGACAATGTCGGCGGCAAGCGCCATCTATCTCGAGTGAAATTCTTTGTGATAGCACTAGTTTGTAGCTTCTGCTGGCACTTGTTCCCTGGCTACTTCTTCCAAAGCTTACAAAGCATCTCGTGGGTCTGCTGGGCTTTTCCGAACTCAGTTGCAGCCCACCAAATCGGGTCGGGCCTAAACGGACTCGGGGTCGGGGCGTTAACCCTGGACTGGACAGCAGTTGCGTCTTTCTTGTTCAGCCCTTTAATATGTCCTTTCTTCGCCATCGCAAATGTCTTCGTAGGATATGCCTTTATTATTTACGTAGTGATTCCCGTTGCCTATTGGGGGCTAAACTTGTACAACGCCAAAACTTTTCCAATATTTTCATCGCATTTGTACACCGCACAAGGTCCCGAGTACAACATCACATTGATCGTCAATGACAAGTTTGAGTTGGATTTGGCATCGTATAAGCAACATGGAAGAATCCATATGAGCACCTTCTTTGCTCTAACCTACGGATTTGGCTTTGCCACAATTGCAGCTACACTTACTCATGTGGCCTTATTCTACGGAAG GGAGATTTTAGATCGATACCGAGCTTCTTCCGAGGGAAAGCAGGATGTTCACACAAGATTAATGAAGAACTACAAGGACATACCTTCATGGTGGTTTCAAGTGCTTCTCGTTGGGACAATTGCAGTCTCTCTTGCACTCTGCATTTTCCTGAAAAAGGAGGTTCAGATGCCGTGGTGGGGGCTAATATTCGCTTCTGGCCTAGCTTTCATATTCACTCTTCCCGTCAGCATCATCACTGCCACCACAAATCAA ACACCAGGATTGAATATCATCACGGAATACATAATGGGAGTAATATTGCCAGGGGAACCGATAGCCAATGTTTGCTTTAAGACCTATGGATATATGAGCATGGCTCAGGCAATTTCCTTTCTTAGTGATTTCAAATTAGGGCATTACATGAAGATCCCACCAAGATCAATGTTCCTAGTTCAg TTCATTGGAACCATCATAGCGGGAACAATCAACCTCATTGTAGCATGGTGGCTTTTAAACTCAGTCGAACACATATGTCAACCAGGTCTGCTTCCGAAGAACAGTCCTTGGACATGCCCAAATGATCGTGTATTCTTCGATGCATCTGTTATATGGGGTCTAGTTGGACCAAGGCGAATCTTCGGTTCTCAAGGAAACTACGGGGCTCTCAATTGGTTCTTCGTAGGAGGATTATTGGGACCATGTGCAGTGTGGCTTTTGCACaagaaatttccaaatcaatCATGGATACCCCTCATCAATCTTCCAGTCCTGCTCGGAGCAACAGCTTACATGCCGCCGGCCACAGCTTTGAACTACAACGCCTGGATTTTGGTCGGAACAATATTCAACTTTTTCGTGTTCAGGTATCGCAAGAAATGGTGGCAGAGGTATAACTACATTCTGTCGGCTGCTTTAGACGCTGGAACGGCGTTCATGACTGTTCTGCTCTACGTCTCGCTGGGCTTGGAGGGTGTAAACTTGCACTGGTGGGGGTCCAACCCTGATATTGACCCAGAGCATTGTGATCTCGCAACTTGCCCCACAGCAAAGGGCGTTGCAGTTGATGGGTGCCCAGTGTTCGCTTAA